One Tamlana carrageenivorans genomic region harbors:
- a CDS encoding UvrD-helicase domain-containing protein, protein MQSTAPFTIYNASAGSGKTYTLVKAYLKILFGSHSKDQFKRILAITFTNKAVAEMKDRIIETLKNFAQPSILTANDSMFNDICEVLEMTPEALHKKSENLLNYIIHNYAAFDISTIDGFTHRLIRTFAHDLKLPLNFEVELDQESLLFEAVDSLITKAGTDTELTKTLIDFALEKADDDKSWDLSYDFNKIAKLLTNENDIPFIETLKDKSLQDFKNLKVQLKQEIASSESKIQTKAQHVLDIIKDKGLEHSNFSRKTLPNHFLKALNLDFLRLYDNKLGENISERKGIYTKSLNADLANTIDSLLPEIEESYKSIKEEVYHLKFLKNFYKNITPLSVLNAINNELITLKEAQNKMLISEFNAIISTEIKAQPTPFIYERIGEKFKHYFIDEFQDTSVLQWENLIPLLENALSAQGGSTMLVGDAKQAIYRWRGGKAEQFIGLFNEVNPFHIQKDVANLPANYRSFKEVVQFNNGLFQFLANQVFHHEAYQNLYNDASQQITKDENGYVELSFLDINKEDDRNDIFPEITLEKIKNSLENGFQLKDICVLVRKKKEGVAVANYLSQHNIPIISSETLLINNAPEVSFITHLLTLLLQPKNNEIKIKVLHFLTEHFQIENKHDYFINHIHLSIEELFESFREFNITISSSELLQLPLYDMAETIVRTFELVKNSNAYIQFFLDIIHDFAQKKGSDISGFLEFFNKKKDNLSIISPKGQDAVQIMTIHKSKGLEFPVVIFPYADLDMARDVDPKEWFKIDENQYQGLSYTLLNYTKDFEFFGDEGLNIFNRHESEQALDNINLLYVALTRAVEQLYIISTKDISAKGEANSKKYSGLLILYLQHLGLWHDAQELYAFGSPNKTSKAKTAQQETEFQQAFISTAKETHNIKVVTKSGLLWDTNQETAIEKGNLIHDIMAGIETKKDIDPVFNQYLKSAIINPKQADTLKKLVTQIVQHPELIKYYNNSHNTIYNERDIITKTGMVYRPDRVVIDSENNATIIDYKTGLADKEHAQQLQLYQDVLEEMSFTVKKKILIYTNNDITVKVV, encoded by the coding sequence ATGCAATCCACAGCACCCTTTACCATTTACAATGCTTCGGCTGGAAGCGGTAAAACATACACACTGGTTAAAGCCTACTTAAAAATTCTATTTGGTTCGCATTCAAAAGATCAATTTAAGCGCATTTTAGCCATAACCTTTACCAATAAAGCGGTTGCCGAAATGAAGGATCGCATTATTGAAACCCTAAAAAACTTTGCGCAACCTTCTATATTAACCGCTAACGACAGTATGTTTAATGACATTTGTGAGGTTTTAGAGATGACTCCGGAAGCGCTACATAAAAAATCGGAAAACCTATTAAACTACATCATACATAATTATGCAGCTTTTGATATTTCGACCATCGATGGGTTTACACACAGACTCATTAGGACTTTTGCCCACGATTTAAAATTACCTTTAAATTTTGAAGTGGAACTCGACCAAGAGTCCTTGCTTTTTGAGGCCGTAGACAGTTTAATTACCAAAGCAGGAACCGATACCGAACTTACCAAAACACTTATTGATTTTGCTTTAGAAAAGGCCGATGATGATAAAAGTTGGGACCTCTCCTATGATTTTAACAAAATAGCCAAACTGCTTACCAACGAAAATGACATTCCTTTCATTGAAACCTTAAAAGACAAAAGTTTACAAGATTTTAAAAACTTAAAAGTTCAGCTGAAACAGGAAATCGCAAGTTCAGAAAGCAAGATTCAAACTAAAGCACAACATGTATTAGACATCATTAAGGATAAAGGTTTAGAACATTCAAATTTTTCTCGAAAAACACTTCCAAATCATTTTTTAAAAGCATTAAACTTAGACTTCCTAAGACTATACGACAATAAACTAGGAGAAAACATAAGCGAGAGAAAAGGCATATACACCAAATCTTTAAACGCTGACTTAGCTAACACTATTGATAGCCTCTTGCCGGAAATTGAAGAATCTTATAAAAGTATTAAAGAAGAAGTCTATCATCTTAAATTTTTAAAGAACTTTTATAAAAACATCACGCCTTTATCCGTTTTAAATGCGATTAACAATGAACTTATCACTTTAAAAGAAGCGCAAAATAAAATGCTGATCTCCGAATTTAATGCCATTATTAGTACCGAGATTAAAGCACAACCTACACCTTTTATATATGAGCGTATTGGCGAAAAGTTTAAACATTATTTTATTGATGAATTTCAAGACACCTCGGTATTGCAGTGGGAAAATCTCATTCCTTTATTAGAAAACGCTCTTTCCGCTCAAGGCGGAAGTACTATGCTTGTAGGTGATGCCAAACAAGCTATTTATCGTTGGCGCGGAGGAAAAGCCGAACAATTTATAGGACTGTTTAACGAGGTTAATCCGTTTCACATTCAAAAAGATGTTGCAAACCTACCTGCTAACTACAGGAGTTTTAAAGAAGTCGTTCAATTTAACAACGGGTTGTTTCAGTTTTTAGCCAATCAGGTATTTCATCATGAGGCCTATCAAAATCTATATAATGACGCGTCACAACAAATCACTAAAGATGAAAATGGTTATGTGGAACTTTCATTTTTAGACATCAATAAAGAAGACGACAGAAACGACATATTTCCAGAAATCACCTTAGAAAAAATTAAAAACAGTCTGGAAAACGGTTTTCAACTGAAAGACATTTGTGTTCTGGTAAGAAAAAAGAAAGAAGGTGTGGCTGTGGCCAATTATTTAAGTCAGCATAACATCCCAATCATTTCATCGGAAACCTTATTGATAAACAATGCTCCTGAAGTTAGTTTCATAACCCATTTATTAACGCTACTGCTTCAGCCAAAAAATAACGAAATAAAAATCAAGGTCTTGCATTTTCTAACCGAACATTTTCAAATTGAAAACAAGCACGACTATTTCATCAACCACATTCATCTTTCTATAGAGGAACTCTTTGAGAGTTTTAGAGAATTTAATATAACTATTTCAAGCTCCGAACTGCTACAACTTCCGCTATACGACATGGCTGAAACGATTGTTAGAACCTTCGAACTTGTTAAAAACTCTAATGCTTACATTCAATTTTTCTTAGATATCATTCATGATTTTGCTCAGAAGAAAGGATCAGATATTTCTGGTTTCCTTGAATTTTTCAATAAGAAGAAAGACAATCTAAGTATTATTTCTCCTAAAGGACAAGATGCTGTACAGATCATGACCATTCATAAATCTAAAGGCCTAGAATTTCCAGTGGTTATTTTCCCTTATGCCGATTTAGATATGGCTCGAGATGTCGATCCTAAGGAATGGTTTAAAATAGATGAAAACCAATACCAAGGCTTATCGTATACCCTTTTGAATTACACTAAAGATTTTGAATTTTTTGGCGATGAAGGCTTAAACATTTTTAACCGCCATGAATCGGAACAAGCTTTAGACAACATAAATTTACTTTACGTAGCGCTTACCCGAGCAGTAGAGCAACTTTATATCATTTCAACCAAAGACATATCGGCTAAAGGGGAAGCGAATTCCAAAAAGTATTCCGGACTTTTAATACTATACCTACAGCATTTAGGGTTATGGCATGATGCTCAAGAGTTATACGCTTTTGGTTCCCCAAATAAAACATCAAAAGCTAAGACAGCACAACAAGAAACCGAATTTCAGCAGGCTTTTATTTCAACCGCTAAAGAAACACACAACATTAAGGTGGTAACCAAATCTGGACTCTTATGGGATACGAACCAGGAAACAGCCATAGAAAAAGGAAATCTTATTCATGATATCATGGCTGGCATTGAAACAAAAAAAGACATCGATCCTGTTTTTAATCAGTATCTAAAATCCGCCATCATCAATCCCAAACAAGCCGATACGCTCAAAAAGTTGGTTACACAAATTGTGCAGCATCCGGAGTTAATAAAATACTACAACAACTCCCATAATACCATATATAATGAACGCGATATTATTACAAAAACAGGCATGGTGTACCGTCCAGATCGCGTGGTAATCGATAGTGAAAATAACGCTACCATTATTGATTATAAAACGGGTCTGGCAGACAAAGAACACGCCCAACAATTACAGTTATATCAAGATGTTTTAGAAGAGATGTCATTTACCGTTAAAAAGAAGATTCTTATATACACAAATAATGACATTACCGTAAAAGTTGTTTAA
- the kbl gene encoding glycine C-acetyltransferase, which produces MYGKLKNHLLEKIQDIKDNGLYKEERIITSAQGAKITLNTGETVLNFCANNYLGLSSHPEVIQAAKDTMDTHGFGMSSVRFICGTQDIHKELEQKIADFYHTEDTILYAAAFDANGGVFEPLLGAEDAIISDSLNHASIIDGVRLCKAARYRYQNNDMADLEAQLIAANSKGARFKIIVTDGVFSMDGLVAPLDKICDLADKYEALVMIDECHAAGFIGETGRGTLEEKKVLDRIDIITGTLGKALGGAMGGYTTGKKEIIDLLRQLSRPYLFSNSLAPAIVGASIKVFDMLANNTELRDTLEWNTNYFKKGMKEAGFDIIDGDSAIVPVMLYDAKLAQNMSKALLKEGIYVIGFFFPVVPKEKARIRVQLSAAHNKAHLDKAISAFSKVGKALNVI; this is translated from the coding sequence ATGTACGGAAAACTGAAAAATCATCTTCTTGAGAAAATTCAAGATATTAAAGATAACGGACTTTATAAGGAGGAACGCATTATTACTTCGGCGCAAGGTGCTAAAATAACATTAAATACAGGCGAAACGGTTTTAAACTTTTGTGCTAATAACTATTTAGGCCTCTCATCCCATCCCGAAGTTATTCAAGCGGCCAAAGATACTATGGACACTCATGGTTTTGGTATGAGTTCGGTACGCTTTATTTGCGGAACACAAGATATTCATAAAGAACTGGAACAAAAAATTGCCGATTTTTACCATACTGAAGACACCATATTATATGCCGCAGCCTTTGATGCTAACGGTGGTGTATTTGAGCCATTACTAGGTGCTGAAGATGCCATAATTTCAGATTCTTTAAACCACGCATCCATTATTGATGGGGTACGGTTATGTAAAGCCGCGAGATATCGATATCAAAATAACGACATGGCCGATTTAGAAGCACAACTTATTGCTGCGAACTCTAAAGGCGCACGTTTTAAAATTATTGTTACAGATGGTGTATTTTCTATGGACGGCCTCGTAGCGCCCTTAGATAAAATCTGTGATTTAGCCGATAAATATGAGGCTTTAGTAATGATAGACGAATGCCACGCCGCAGGTTTTATAGGAGAAACTGGTCGTGGTACTTTAGAAGAAAAAAAGGTATTAGACCGCATTGACATCATAACCGGAACTTTAGGAAAAGCTTTAGGTGGCGCCATGGGCGGCTATACCACAGGCAAAAAAGAAATTATTGATTTGCTTCGTCAACTATCTAGACCCTATTTATTTTCAAATTCCCTAGCCCCAGCTATTGTAGGCGCATCGATAAAAGTATTTGACATGCTTGCTAACAATACCGAACTAAGAGACACCCTAGAATGGAATACCAATTACTTTAAAAAAGGCATGAAGGAAGCAGGATTTGATATTATCGATGGTGATTCTGCCATAGTTCCAGTAATGCTTTACGATGCTAAATTAGCTCAAAACATGTCAAAAGCACTTTTAAAAGAAGGCATTTATGTTATTGGATTCTTTTTTCCAGTGGTTCCAAAAGAAAAAGCAAGAATTCGTGTACAACTCTCAGCAGCACATAATAAGGCCCACTTAGATAAGGCAATTAGCGCTTTTTCTAAGGTTGGAAAGGCTTTAAACGTTATTTAA
- a CDS encoding OmpA family protein yields the protein MKNLSRLLFAMLLVLVCSNVNAQDKNNPWQISIGANAVDFYPVGEDQPRGEWFDEFFNATDHWNILPSLSTISVSKYVGSGLTFGVAGSLNKISKFGDDEDGMYSDASYYGIDGTIKYNFLQGTTIDPFIGVGGGYTWVDEIGAGTVNGTVGTNVWFTENIGLTLQMAYKHSFEDYLYSHFQHTAGISIRFGGADTDGDGIYDKDDACPHEPGLKEFDGCPDTDGDGIQDSKDDCPNEAGLAEFNGCPDTDGDGISDKDDACPTVAGIAALNGCPDADGDGVADGDDKCPNEAGPAANSGCPWPDTDGDGVLDKDDKCPDTPGTVANNGCPELSEAVQKSLNAYAKTILFDTGKATIKSHSAEVLQNIIDILKEYPHAKFTVEGHTDSVGSAASNLKLSDARALSVKEYLTGHGVEEFRLSAKGYGETKPIDTNKTSAGRRNNRRVEINLVKE from the coding sequence ATGAAAAATCTTAGCAGATTATTGTTCGCTATGTTGCTTGTACTTGTTTGTAGCAACGTAAATGCGCAAGACAAAAACAATCCATGGCAGATTTCCATTGGAGCAAACGCAGTAGACTTTTACCCAGTTGGAGAAGACCAACCACGAGGTGAATGGTTTGATGAATTCTTCAATGCAACTGACCACTGGAACATATTGCCTTCTTTATCAACTATTTCTGTATCGAAATATGTAGGTAGTGGACTTACTTTTGGTGTTGCTGGTTCTTTAAACAAAATTTCCAAATTTGGAGATGACGAAGATGGTATGTACAGCGATGCATCTTACTACGGTATTGATGGTACAATTAAATACAACTTTTTACAAGGAACTACAATCGATCCATTTATTGGTGTTGGTGGTGGTTACACTTGGGTTGATGAAATCGGAGCTGGTACTGTAAACGGAACTGTTGGTACAAACGTTTGGTTTACTGAAAACATCGGTTTAACACTTCAAATGGCTTACAAGCATTCTTTCGAAGATTACTTATACTCTCACTTCCAACACACTGCTGGTATTTCTATCAGATTTGGTGGTGCTGATACTGACGGTGATGGTATATATGACAAAGATGACGCTTGTCCACATGAGCCAGGTTTAAAAGAATTTGACGGATGTCCTGATACTGACGGTGACGGAATCCAAGATAGCAAAGACGACTGTCCTAACGAAGCTGGTTTAGCTGAGTTTAACGGATGTCCTGATACTGACGGTGACGGAATCTCTGATAAAGATGATGCTTGTCCTACTGTTGCAGGTATTGCTGCATTAAACGGTTGTCCAGATGCTGACGGTGACGGTGTTGCTGATGGTGATGATAAATGTCCTAACGAGGCAGGTCCAGCTGCAAACAGTGGATGTCCTTGGCCAGATACTGATGGTGACGGTGTATTAGATAAAGATGATAAATGTCCAGATACTCCTGGTACTGTTGCTAACAACGGATGTCCAGAATTATCTGAAGCTGTTCAAAAATCTTTAAATGCTTACGCTAAAACGATCTTATTTGATACTGGTAAAGCAACAATTAAGTCTCACTCTGCAGAAGTATTACAAAACATTATCGATATCTTAAAAGAGTACCCTCACGCTAAGTTTACAGTTGAAGGTCACACTGATAGTGTAGGTTCTGCTGCTTCTAACCTTAAGTTATCTGATGCAAGAGCACTTTCTGTAAAAGAATACTTAACAGGTCACGGTGTTGAAGAATTCAGATTATCTGCTAAAGGATATGGAGAAACTAAACCTATCGATACTAACAAAACTAGTGCTGGTAGAAGAAACAACAGACGTGTTGAAATTAACTTAGTAAAAGAATAA
- a CDS encoding PD-(D/E)XK nuclease family protein: MTTFILDVLQDLKKKQINFTEVTFVLPSKRAGVFLKNQLPRVLDHTLFAPKIISIEEFVEAIAGLESTSNTELLFEFYNSYLQISKGDEIDSFEVFSKWAQILLQDFNEIDRYLIPQEHIFKYLAAIEDLKHWSLEEPKTEFVKNYLAFWNKLFDYYKHFTQHLIEQGIAYQGLIYREAAKHIKTYIQDHEDNQYIFLGFNALNSAEEIIIQEILQHDLGEIYWDIDKVFFENPLHDAGLFTRQHKKKWNIFNSQPFEWITNNYSKQKEITVLGIPKNIGQAKYIGTILQELHQEDATLENTAVILGDENLLIPVLNSIPDTIENLNITMGFPLKSIPLASFFDALFNIHKTPSKSFYYKDIIKLISHQFIRPLFLVEDIDYASLVIETIDSNNMVYLSVKRLKQLAPPCASVIDLLFTNWQISIDQALSNCSNLILAIKEHLDKNSKSDILSLEYLFRFNALFNDLTQLNNTHEHIKDISTLYSVYNELLNSESLDFQGEPLQGLQVMGMLESRVLDFETVIISSVNEGVLPSGKSNNSFIPYDVKLENKLPTYKEKDAVYTYHFYRLLQRAKRVFILYNTEADALTGGEKSRFITQLELEGIHNIKHQIIAPQVPILEQKLTVVKKNAALNRAIAKLASGGFSPSSLTNYIRNPIDFYYQNILKIRDHNDVEETVAANTLGTVVHNTLEDLYKPLINSFIDIEMIKSLKSKIEERVIHHFKTEYKEGDITKGKNLIISEIAKRYVSNFLDLEIKSLKAGNQIKIIAIEAQNDILINLPELDFPVRLRGIVDRVDAYNGVIRIIDYKTGKVDQNQVEITNWEDITTDYKKYSKSFQILAYAYMMQQKGLVKFPIEAGIISFKNMGAGFLKFSKKEAGSRSKNALITEDTLIAFEKELKHIILEICDSQIDFTEKEV, encoded by the coding sequence ATGACAACATTTATACTTGATGTATTACAAGATTTAAAAAAGAAACAAATAAACTTCACTGAAGTAACCTTTGTATTACCCAGTAAACGCGCTGGTGTATTTTTAAAAAATCAACTTCCAAGGGTTCTAGACCACACCTTATTTGCTCCTAAAATAATAAGTATTGAAGAATTTGTAGAAGCGATTGCAGGACTAGAAAGCACTTCTAACACCGAACTACTTTTTGAGTTTTACAACAGCTACCTTCAAATTTCAAAAGGAGATGAGATAGACAGTTTCGAAGTATTCTCCAAATGGGCTCAAATCCTCCTACAAGATTTTAATGAAATAGATCGTTATCTCATTCCGCAAGAACACATCTTTAAATATCTTGCCGCCATTGAAGATTTAAAACATTGGTCCCTTGAAGAACCAAAAACAGAATTTGTTAAAAACTATTTAGCATTCTGGAACAAACTATTCGACTATTACAAACACTTTACACAACACCTTATTGAACAAGGCATAGCCTATCAAGGTCTGATATATCGAGAAGCGGCAAAGCATATAAAAACATATATTCAAGATCATGAGGATAACCAATATATATTTCTTGGTTTTAACGCTTTAAACTCGGCCGAAGAAATTATTATTCAAGAAATACTGCAACATGATCTCGGAGAAATTTATTGGGATATCGACAAAGTATTTTTTGAAAACCCCTTACATGATGCCGGCTTATTCACTAGGCAGCACAAAAAAAAATGGAATATATTTAATTCCCAACCCTTTGAATGGATTACAAATAACTATTCAAAACAAAAAGAAATCACCGTATTAGGTATTCCAAAAAACATAGGCCAGGCGAAATATATAGGCACCATACTTCAAGAATTACACCAAGAAGATGCCACATTAGAAAATACAGCTGTTATTTTAGGCGATGAAAATTTACTCATACCTGTATTAAATTCTATTCCTGATACTATTGAAAACTTAAACATTACCATGGGATTTCCACTAAAGTCCATCCCGTTGGCCTCATTTTTTGATGCCCTTTTTAATATTCATAAAACCCCATCAAAATCATTTTACTATAAGGACATCATAAAACTTATTTCGCATCAATTTATACGTCCTCTTTTTCTTGTAGAAGACATCGATTATGCTTCATTAGTCATAGAAACCATAGATAGCAATAATATGGTTTATTTATCGGTAAAACGCTTAAAACAATTAGCACCACCATGCGCATCGGTTATTGATTTACTTTTTACAAACTGGCAAATTTCTATCGATCAGGCTTTAAGTAATTGTTCGAATTTAATTCTTGCCATCAAGGAGCATTTGGATAAAAACAGCAAATCGGATATACTCTCCTTAGAATACCTGTTTCGATTTAACGCGCTTTTTAACGACTTAACACAATTAAATAATACACATGAGCACATAAAAGACATTTCAACCTTATACAGTGTCTATAATGAGTTACTGAACTCTGAATCCTTAGACTTTCAAGGCGAACCTTTACAAGGTCTTCAAGTTATGGGTATGTTAGAATCTCGAGTATTAGATTTTGAAACGGTTATTATTTCTTCTGTAAATGAAGGGGTTTTACCTTCTGGAAAAAGCAACAATTCCTTTATTCCGTACGATGTAAAACTTGAAAATAAACTTCCTACCTATAAAGAAAAAGATGCTGTTTATACCTATCATTTTTACCGCTTACTCCAACGTGCTAAACGTGTATTTATTCTGTATAATACCGAAGCAGATGCGCTTACCGGCGGTGAGAAGAGCAGATTTATTACCCAATTAGAACTAGAAGGCATTCATAATATTAAGCATCAAATTATAGCGCCTCAAGTACCTATATTGGAACAAAAATTAACCGTCGTAAAAAAGAACGCTGCACTAAATCGCGCTATCGCTAAATTGGCAAGTGGAGGTTTTTCGCCATCCTCTTTAACCAATTACATACGAAATCCCATTGATTTCTATTATCAAAACATACTCAAAATACGCGATCATAACGATGTCGAGGAAACTGTTGCTGCAAATACACTTGGAACCGTTGTGCACAACACCTTAGAAGATCTATACAAACCATTAATAAATAGCTTTATCGACATTGAGATGATTAAAAGCTTAAAATCTAAAATTGAAGAGCGCGTTATACACCATTTTAAAACCGAATATAAAGAAGGGGACATAACCAAAGGAAAGAACCTCATTATTTCTGAAATCGCTAAACGTTACGTTTCTAATTTTTTAGATTTAGAAATTAAAAGTTTAAAAGCAGGGAATCAAATCAAAATAATTGCTATTGAAGCCCAAAACGATATCCTTATAAACCTTCCCGAGTTAGACTTTCCAGTACGCTTACGCGGAATTGTAGATCGTGTTGACGCATATAACGGTGTAATTAGAATCATTGATTACAAAACAGGGAAAGTAGACCAAAATCAAGTAGAAATCACCAATTGGGAGGACATCACTACAGATTATAAAAAATACAGTAAAAGTTTTCAAATACTCGCTTATGCCTATATGATGCAACAAAAAGGCCTAGTGAAATTTCCGATCGAAGCGGGTATCATTTCATTTAAAAATATGGGTGCAGGCTTTTTAAAATTTTCAAAAAAGGAAGCCGGAAGTCGATCAAAAAATGCCTTAATTACAGAAGATACTTTAATCGCCTTCGAAAAAGAACTAAAACATATCATTTTAGAAATATGCGATTCCCAAATCGATTTCACCGAAAAAGAAGTATAA
- a CDS encoding O-antigen ligase family protein, with protein sequence MHLKLDSVNSSIKVAFTFLFTLFILYPVINLFIDFNEREFFIFTVGAWGCLNFVYFKQNIGVLTKTDKLLLCLAIYFVTHYTILGNSSVFEILFWWRLSFILLFFIFRGLSYKNSNTLKNGLILIVILRFVVELTIGTLQYFNIIDASISTHFPVSGTFTTPNHLALCLGLGLVTLIILRTFFKKNTLVNVLIWLTFIAGAILFFLSKSRSAYLALIAVVSILFIYKTNSVLKFKLLSKHLRIGLFITLGFLVSITCYFLYNLKKDSADGRLFSAKITLTEIIKKPIFGYGSFTFEEGYNSAKSIYFTKQKRGWSEIKIADHISHAMNDYIEVIYEIGVLGLTLSILIFWSIFRFFDYKNDFQLYAILIFIYLSIAALFTTLLVNSFFVLSLIACMFLYENKVLDITNDKKLKSAKLKNLFVASSFVLLTLGAMKIYAFHWEKKHRDKEKYSETNSNDWKFWTAIMAHNGYHELTCGIILHKNFNNKNEAMNIMEKGVMKNKKPNNIRILALYYGHNGKLNRAEKLLKFNIGNEPFLFEPRQDLAIVYQKLGKKKEYVALLNEIIELPEKVPSIKTKKIKKDAKHRLNVFLKNN encoded by the coding sequence ATGCATTTAAAATTAGATAGCGTTAACTCTTCAATTAAGGTAGCTTTTACCTTTCTTTTCACATTGTTCATTTTATATCCAGTTATAAATTTGTTTATAGACTTTAATGAAAGAGAGTTTTTTATATTTACAGTTGGCGCTTGGGGTTGTTTAAATTTTGTTTACTTCAAACAAAACATTGGTGTTTTAACTAAAACAGATAAATTGTTGTTGTGTTTAGCCATATATTTTGTCACACATTACACTATACTTGGAAACTCTTCAGTGTTTGAAATTTTATTTTGGTGGCGACTAAGTTTTATATTATTATTTTTCATTTTTAGAGGCTTATCATATAAAAACTCTAATACTTTAAAAAACGGATTGATACTAATTGTTATTTTAAGGTTTGTTGTGGAACTAACAATTGGAACTCTTCAATATTTCAATATTATAGACGCTTCTATAAGTACTCATTTCCCTGTTTCAGGAACTTTCACTACACCTAATCATTTGGCACTGTGCCTAGGTTTAGGACTAGTTACATTAATTATCTTACGTACCTTTTTTAAAAAGAATACATTGGTTAATGTATTGATATGGCTGACTTTTATAGCGGGAGCGATATTATTCTTTCTTTCCAAATCTAGGAGTGCTTACTTAGCTCTTATTGCTGTAGTATCAATACTGTTTATTTATAAAACAAACAGTGTTCTCAAGTTTAAATTATTATCTAAACATTTGCGTATAGGACTATTCATCACGTTAGGCTTTTTAGTAAGTATAACGTGTTACTTTTTATATAACTTAAAAAAAGATTCTGCTGATGGCCGTTTGTTTAGTGCAAAAATAACCTTAACTGAAATAATTAAAAAACCTATCTTCGGTTATGGCTCCTTTACATTTGAAGAAGGTTATAATAGTGCAAAATCTATATATTTCACCAAACAAAAAAGAGGCTGGTCAGAAATTAAAATTGCTGATCATATAAGTCATGCAATGAATGATTATATTGAAGTGATCTATGAGATTGGCGTTCTAGGTTTAACTCTATCGATTCTTATTTTTTGGAGCATTTTTCGATTTTTTGATTACAAAAATGACTTCCAGCTATACGCTATTCTCATATTTATTTATCTTTCTATTGCTGCTTTATTTACAACCCTATTAGTTAATTCCTTTTTTGTATTGTCTTTAATAGCATGTATGTTCTTATACGAAAATAAAGTTTTAGATATCACGAACGACAAAAAACTAAAATCTGCCAAATTAAAAAATTTGTTCGTAGCAAGTTCTTTTGTTTTGTTAACACTAGGAGCAATGAAAATTTATGCTTTTCACTGGGAGAAAAAACACCGCGATAAGGAAAAATACAGCGAGACAAATTCTAATGACTGGAAATTTTGGACAGCCATAATGGCTCACAATGGATATCATGAGTTAACATGTGGGATAATATTGCATAAAAACTTTAATAATAAAAATGAAGCTATGAATATTATGGAAAAAGGAGTTATGAAGAACAAGAAACCAAATAACATAAGAATATTAGCGCTTTACTATGGACATAACGGAAAGCTTAATAGAGCAGAGAAACTATTAAAATTTAATATAGGTAATGAACCTTTTTTGTTTGAACCCCGACAAGATTTAGCTATAGTTTATCAAAAATTGGGAAAGAAAAAAGAATATGTTGCCTTATTAAACGAAATAATAGAACTACCAGAAAAGGTACCTTCTATCAAGACAAAAAAAATAAAGAAAGATGCAAAACATAGACTTAATGTTTTTTTAAAAAACAATTAG
- a CDS encoding superoxide dismutase encodes MAFELPKLGYAYDALEPHIDAKTMEIHHSKHHQGYTNNLNAAIEGTDLEGKSIEDILTNLDMSNGAVRNNGGGFYNHSLFWDVISPEDKGRLSGDLKDAIEAAYGSKEAFVEAFSKAAATRFGSGWAWLCVHKGGKVEICSTANQDNPLMSGIGCGGTPILGLDVWEHAYYLNYQNRRPDYISAFFNVVNWNEVEKRYAAAK; translated from the coding sequence ATGGCTTTCGAATTACCGAAATTAGGATATGCATACGATGCTTTAGAACCACACATTGACGCAAAAACAATGGAGATTCACCACTCTAAGCATCACCAAGGTTACACAAATAACTTAAATGCTGCTATTGAAGGAACTGATTTAGAAGGAAAATCTATAGAAGATATTCTTACGAATTTAGATATGAGTAATGGTGCTGTTAGAAATAATGGTGGTGGTTTTTATAACCACTCTTTATTTTGGGATGTTATTAGCCCAGAAGATAAAGGTCGTTTATCAGGAGATTTAAAAGATGCTATTGAAGCTGCTTACGGATCAAAAGAAGCATTTGTTGAAGCTTTCTCTAAGGCTGCAGCAACACGTTTTGGATCAGGATGGGCATGGTTATGTGTACATAAAGGAGGAAAAGTTGAAATTTGCTCTACTGCAAATCAAGACAATCCATTAATGTCAGGAATTGGATGTGGTGGAACACCTATTTTAGGTCTTGATGTATGGGAGCATGCTTACTACTTAAACTATCAAAACCGTCGTCCAGATTACATTTCTGCATTTTTTAATGTAGTAAACTGGAACGAAGTTGAAAAACGTTACGCAGCAGCGAAATAA